A single window of Providencia alcalifaciens DNA harbors:
- the tuf gene encoding elongation factor Tu → MSKEKFERSKPHVNVGTIGHVDHGKTTLTAAITTVLAKTYGGNARAFDQIDNAPEEKARGITISTSHVEYDTPTRHYAHVDCPGHADYVKNMITGAAQMDGAILVVAATDGPMPQTREHILLGRQVGVPYIIVFLNKCDMVDDEELLELVEMEVRELLSQYDFPGDDTPVVRGSALKALEGNPEWEAKIVELAGYLDSYIPEPERAIDKPFLLPIEDVFSISGRGTVVTGRVERGIVKVGEEVEIVGIQATAKTTCTGVEMFRKLLDEGRAGENVGVLLRGTKREEIQRGQVLAKPGSIKPHTQFESEVYILSKDEGGRHTPFFKGYRPQFYFRTTDVTGTIELPEGVEMVMPGDNINMIVTLIHPIAMDDGLRFAIREGGRTVGAGVVARIIA, encoded by the coding sequence GTGTCTAAAGAAAAATTTGAACGTTCAAAACCGCACGTTAACGTTGGTACAATCGGCCACGTTGACCATGGTAAAACTACCCTGACAGCAGCAATCACTACTGTTCTGGCTAAAACTTACGGCGGTAACGCTCGTGCATTCGACCAAATCGATAACGCACCAGAAGAAAAAGCGCGTGGTATCACCATTTCTACTTCTCACGTAGAATACGATACTCCAACTCGCCACTACGCACACGTAGACTGCCCAGGACACGCCGATTATGTTAAAAACATGATCACTGGTGCTGCTCAGATGGATGGTGCAATCCTGGTTGTTGCTGCGACTGATGGCCCAATGCCACAAACTCGTGAGCACATCCTGTTAGGTCGCCAAGTAGGTGTTCCTTACATCATCGTTTTCCTGAACAAATGTGACATGGTAGACGACGAAGAACTGTTAGAATTAGTTGAAATGGAAGTTCGTGAACTTCTGTCTCAGTACGATTTCCCAGGCGACGACACTCCAGTTGTTCGTGGTTCAGCACTGAAAGCGCTGGAAGGCAACCCAGAGTGGGAAGCGAAAATTGTTGAATTAGCAGGCTACTTGGATTCTTACATCCCAGAACCAGAGCGTGCAATTGACAAGCCATTCCTGCTGCCAATCGAAGACGTATTCTCAATCTCTGGTCGTGGTACAGTAGTAACAGGCCGTGTTGAGCGTGGTATCGTTAAAGTTGGTGAAGAAGTTGAAATCGTTGGTATCCAAGCAACGGCTAAAACAACTTGTACTGGCGTTGAAATGTTCCGTAAACTGCTGGACGAAGGTCGTGCGGGTGAGAACGTTGGTGTTCTGCTGCGTGGTACTAAGCGTGAAGAAATTCAACGTGGTCAAGTACTGGCTAAACCAGGTTCAATCAAGCCACACACCCAATTCGAATCAGAAGTTTATATTCTGAGCAAAGATGAAGGTGGTCGTCATACTCCATTCTTCAAAGGCTACCGTCCACAGTTCTACTTCCGTACAACTGACGTAACCGGTACTATCGAACTGCCAGAAGGCGTAGAGATGGTAATGCCAGGCGATAACATCAACATGATCGTGACACTGATTCACCCAATCGCGATGGATGATGGTTTACGTTTCGCAATCCGTGAAGGTGGTCGTACTGTAGGTGCGGGTGTTGTTGCAAGAATCATTGCATAA
- the nusG gene encoding transcription termination/antitermination protein NusG: MSDLPKKRWYVIQAFSGFEGRVAQSLREHIKLHNMEESFGDVMVPTEEVVEIRSGQRRKSERKFFPGYVLVQMVMNDDSWHLVRSVPRVMGFIGGTSDRPAPISDKEVDAIMNRLQQVGDKPRPKTLFEPGEMVRVSEGPFADFNGVVEEIDYEKSRLKVSVSIFGRATPVELDFGQVEKA; encoded by the coding sequence ATGTCAGATTTACCTAAAAAACGCTGGTATGTCATTCAGGCATTCTCTGGTTTTGAAGGTCGCGTAGCACAGTCTCTGCGTGAACATATCAAATTACATAATATGGAAGAGTCGTTTGGTGATGTTATGGTCCCAACTGAAGAAGTTGTTGAGATCCGTAGCGGCCAGCGCCGTAAAAGTGAGCGCAAATTCTTCCCTGGTTACGTATTAGTTCAAATGGTCATGAATGATGACTCTTGGCACTTAGTACGCAGTGTTCCGCGTGTAATGGGCTTTATCGGTGGGACTTCAGATCGTCCAGCACCAATTAGTGATAAAGAAGTTGATGCGATTATGAATCGCTTACAACAAGTTGGTGATAAGCCACGTCCTAAAACACTATTTGAACCAGGTGAAATGGTTCGTGTTAGCGAAGGTCCATTCGCTGACTTCAACGGTGTTGTTGAAGAAATCGACTATGAAAAGAGCCGCTTAAAAGTCTCTGTTTCTATTTTTGGTCGTGCAACCCCAGTTGAGTTAGACTTCGGACAGGTAGAAAAAGCCTAA
- the fusA gene encoding elongation factor G — protein MARQTPIARYRNIGISAHIDAGKTTTSERILFYTGVNHKIGETHEGSATMDWMEQEQERGITITSAATTAFWSGMAKQYEPHRINIIDTPGHVDFTIEVERSMRVLDGAVMVYCAVGGVQPQSETVWRQANKYKVPRIAFVNKMDRMGANFLRVVEQLKTRLAATAVPLQLPVGAEESFTGVVDLLKMKAIKWSDEDQGVTFEYEDIPADMQELAEEWHNNLIESAAEASEELMEKYLGGEELTEAEIKGALRQRVLASEIILVTCGSAFKNKGVQAMLDAVVDYLPAPTDVPAINGILDDGKDTPAERHASDEEPFSSLAFKIATDPFVGNLTFFRVYSGVVNSGDTVLNAVKSKKERFGRIVQMHANKREEIKEVRAGDIAAAIGLKDVTTGDTLCAVDAPIILERMEFPEPVISVAIEPKTKADQEKMGIALGRLAQEDPSFRVSSDEETNQTIIAGMGELHLDVLVDRMRREFKVEANVGKPQVAYREAITMKVTDIEGKHAKQSGGRGQYGHVVIDMFPLNKNDKDGLPMDYEFANDIKGGVIPTEYIPAVDKGLQEQLKSGPLAGYPVVNMGVRLHFGSYHDVDSSELAFKLAASIAFKDGFKKAKPVLLEPIMKVEVETPEDYMGDVIGDLNRRRGMIEGMDDLPTGKVVRAQVPLSEMFGYATDLRSQTQGRASYSMEFLKYNEAPNNVAQAVIEARNAR, from the coding sequence ATGGCCCGTCAAACGCCCATAGCACGCTACCGTAATATCGGTATCAGTGCACACATCGACGCTGGTAAAACCACAACTTCTGAACGTATTCTGTTCTATACTGGTGTAAACCATAAAATCGGTGAAACCCACGAAGGTTCTGCAACTATGGACTGGATGGAGCAGGAGCAAGAGCGTGGTATTACTATCACTTCAGCTGCGACTACTGCATTCTGGTCTGGTATGGCTAAACAGTATGAGCCACACCGTATCAACATCATCGACACCCCAGGACACGTTGACTTCACAATCGAAGTAGAACGTTCTATGCGTGTTCTTGATGGCGCGGTAATGGTTTACTGTGCGGTTGGTGGTGTTCAGCCACAGTCTGAAACTGTATGGCGTCAGGCTAACAAATATAAAGTTCCACGTATCGCGTTCGTTAACAAAATGGACCGTATGGGTGCGAACTTCTTACGCGTTGTTGAGCAATTAAAAACTCGTTTAGCAGCTACTGCAGTTCCACTGCAATTACCAGTTGGCGCAGAAGAGTCGTTCACTGGTGTTGTTGACTTGCTGAAAATGAAAGCAATCAAATGGAGCGATGAAGACCAAGGCGTTACCTTCGAATACGAAGATATCCCTGCGGACATGCAAGAGCTGGCTGAAGAGTGGCACAACAACCTGATCGAATCCGCTGCAGAAGCATCAGAAGAACTGATGGAAAAATATCTGGGCGGTGAAGAACTGACTGAAGCAGAAATTAAAGGTGCTTTACGTCAACGTGTTCTTGCTAGCGAAATTATCCTGGTTACCTGTGGTTCTGCATTTAAGAACAAAGGTGTTCAGGCGATGCTGGATGCGGTCGTGGATTACTTACCAGCTCCTACAGATGTACCGGCAATTAACGGTATTCTGGACGATGGTAAAGATACTCCAGCTGAACGTCATGCGAGTGACGAAGAGCCGTTCTCATCTTTAGCATTTAAAATTGCAACTGACCCATTCGTTGGTAACCTGACATTCTTCCGTGTTTACTCCGGTGTTGTTAACTCAGGTGACACCGTTCTGAACGCTGTTAAATCGAAGAAAGAGCGTTTTGGTCGTATCGTTCAGATGCACGCTAACAAGCGTGAAGAGATTAAAGAAGTTCGCGCTGGTGACATCGCGGCTGCTATCGGTCTGAAAGACGTAACTACAGGTGATACTTTATGTGCAGTTGATGCACCAATCATCCTGGAGCGTATGGAATTCCCAGAGCCAGTAATCTCTGTTGCAATCGAACCAAAAACTAAAGCTGACCAAGAAAAAATGGGTATCGCATTAGGCCGTCTGGCTCAAGAAGACCCATCATTCCGCGTATCAAGTGATGAAGAGACTAATCAGACTATCATCGCTGGTATGGGTGAATTGCACTTGGACGTTCTGGTTGACCGTATGCGTCGTGAATTCAAAGTTGAAGCGAACGTTGGTAAACCACAAGTAGCTTACCGCGAAGCAATCACTATGAAAGTGACTGATATCGAAGGTAAACACGCGAAACAGTCTGGTGGTCGTGGTCAGTACGGTCATGTCGTTATCGATATGTTCCCACTGAACAAAAACGATAAAGATGGTCTGCCAATGGACTACGAATTTGCCAACGACATTAAAGGTGGTGTAATTCCTACGGAATACATCCCTGCCGTTGATAAAGGTCTGCAAGAGCAGCTGAAATCTGGTCCATTAGCGGGTTATCCAGTAGTTAACATGGGTGTTCGTCTGCATTTCGGTTCTTACCATGATGTTGACTCCTCTGAATTGGCGTTTAAACTTGCGGCATCAATCGCATTTAAAGACGGCTTCAAAAAAGCGAAACCAGTTCTGCTTGAGCCAATCATGAAAGTTGAAGTGGAAACTCCAGAAGACTACATGGGCGATGTAATTGGTGACCTGAACCGTCGTCGTGGTATGATTGAAGGTATGGATGACTTACCTACTGGTAAAGTTGTTCGTGCACAAGTACCATTATCCGAAATGTTCGGTTATGCTACTGACCTGCGTTCTCAGACACAAGGTCGTGCTTCATACTCTATGGAGTTCCTGAAGTACAATGAAGCGCCAAACAACGTTGCACAAGCTGTAATCGAAGCTCGTAACGCTAGATAA
- the secE gene encoding preprotein translocase subunit SecE yields MSANSEAQGSGRSVDIFKWIVVCALLLVAIVGNYYFRQYNLALRAFAVVAVVAIAGAVALWTTKGKATLAFAREARIEVKKVIWPTRQEALQTTLIVAAVTAVMSLILWGLDGILVRLVSFITSLRLF; encoded by the coding sequence ATGAGTGCGAATAGCGAAGCTCAAGGAAGTGGACGCAGTGTAGACATCTTTAAATGGATAGTTGTCTGTGCCTTATTATTAGTTGCTATCGTGGGCAACTATTACTTCCGTCAATATAATCTCGCACTGCGTGCTTTTGCAGTTGTGGCTGTAGTAGCTATTGCTGGTGCTGTTGCTTTGTGGACCACAAAAGGTAAAGCAACTCTGGCGTTTGCGCGCGAAGCTCGCATCGAGGTGAAAAAAGTCATTTGGCCTACTCGCCAGGAAGCATTACAAACGACTTTGATTGTTGCTGCTGTAACGGCTGTAATGTCACTAATCCTGTGGGGATTAGATGGTATCCTAGTGCGTTTAGTTTCATTTATTACAAGCCTGAGGTTATTCTAA
- the rpsG gene encoding 30S ribosomal protein S7, with translation MPRRRVIGQRKILPDPKFGSELLAKFVNILMVDGKKSTAEAIVYNALETLAQRSGKTELDAFELALDNVRPTVEVKSRRVGGSTYQVPVEVRPVRRNALAMRWIVDAARKRGDKSMALRLANELSDAAENKGSSVKKREDVHRMAEANKAFAHYRW, from the coding sequence ATGCCACGTCGTCGCGTAATTGGTCAACGTAAAATTCTTCCAGATCCTAAGTTCGGATCAGAATTACTGGCCAAATTTGTAAATATCCTGATGGTAGACGGGAAAAAATCTACTGCTGAAGCAATCGTATACAACGCACTTGAAACCCTTGCTCAGCGTTCTGGTAAAACTGAACTTGATGCATTCGAATTAGCACTTGATAACGTGCGTCCGACTGTGGAAGTTAAATCCCGCCGTGTTGGTGGTTCAACTTACCAAGTTCCAGTTGAAGTTCGCCCGGTTCGTCGTAATGCCCTGGCAATGCGTTGGATCGTTGATGCTGCTCGTAAACGCGGTGATAAATCTATGGCGCTTCGCCTGGCAAACGAATTATCAGACGCTGCTGAGAATAAAGGTTCATCTGTTAAGAAACGTGAAGACGTTCACCGTATGGCAGAAGCTAACAAGGCGTTCGCACACTACCGTTGGTAA